A genomic segment from Flexistipes sp. encodes:
- a CDS encoding patatin-like phospholipase family protein, with the protein MKKILSIDGGGIRGIIPSMILSDIEKKVGKPVGECFDLIAGTSTGGILALGLSKSNADGKPMYSAGKLAEIYSKRGREIFSRSFWKGVSSVGGLTDELYPADGLERLLDEYFGSDVLGDCLVNTIVTSYDIQNRAPVFLKSWRKKHSNVLMKDAARATSAAPTYFEPALVNIEGEDKALVDGGVFINSPSVSAFAEAIRIFPKETDFFVLSLGTGKQTRPITYKEAKNWGKAEWMLPVMSCMFDGVSDAADYQMKKLLGKSYIRLQTDLTIASDDMDNASNGNVENLKQEAERLILKHKKELNRLYKIL; encoded by the coding sequence ATGAAAAAAATTCTCAGTATTGACGGAGGGGGAATCAGAGGAATTATACCGTCTATGATACTTTCTGATATCGAGAAAAAAGTTGGTAAACCCGTGGGTGAATGTTTCGATCTGATTGCCGGAACTTCCACAGGGGGCATTCTTGCACTCGGGCTTTCCAAAAGCAATGCCGATGGCAAGCCGATGTACTCAGCGGGAAAACTTGCCGAAATTTACAGCAAAAGAGGAAGAGAAATCTTCAGCCGGTCATTTTGGAAAGGTGTTTCTTCGGTGGGCGGTCTGACCGATGAGCTGTATCCTGCTGATGGGCTTGAAAGACTCCTTGATGAGTATTTCGGCAGCGATGTTCTTGGTGATTGTTTAGTAAATACTATTGTTACGTCATATGATATTCAAAACCGGGCACCTGTATTTCTAAAGAGTTGGCGGAAAAAACACAGTAATGTTCTTATGAAGGATGCGGCGAGAGCCACTTCGGCAGCTCCGACCTATTTTGAACCTGCCCTCGTTAATATTGAGGGTGAGGATAAGGCTCTGGTTGACGGCGGTGTTTTTATTAATTCTCCCTCCGTTTCAGCCTTTGCAGAGGCTATAAGAATATTTCCCAAAGAAACCGATTTTTTTGTTCTCTCTTTGGGTACGGGCAAGCAGACACGTCCTATTACGTATAAAGAGGCAAAAAACTGGGGGAAAGCCGAATGGATGCTGCCGGTTATGAGTTGTATGTTTGACGGTGTGTCCGATGCTGCTGATTATCAGATGAAAAAACTTCTTGGTAAAAGTTATATCAGGCTGCAAACGGACTTGACAATAGCCTCGGATGATATGGACAATGCTTCAAACGGTAATGTGGAAAATCTTAAACAGGAGGCGGAAAGACTAATTCTCAAACATAAAAAGGAGCTGAATCGTTTATACAAGATACTGTAA